Genomic DNA from Frondihabitans sp. PAMC 28766:
CGGTGAGCGTGTTGGGCAGGCCCACGCGGGTGGTGAACTCGACGAAGTCCTCGATCTCCTCGCGCGGCGCCCCTTCGAGCACGAGCTGCGCGATCGACCCGATGTTGACCTTCTGGCCGTGGGCGAGGCCGTGGGCCTGGGGTGCGGCGGTCAGACCGTTGTGGATCGCGTGGGCCGCAGCGAGGCCGCCCGACTCGAAACCCAGGCCCGAGAGGAGGGTGTTCGCCTCGACGATGTTCTCGAGAGCCGGGGTGACGAGGTTGTCACGGACGGCATCGAGAGCCGAGAAGGCGTTCTCGTGGATGATGTCCCACGACAGCTTCGCCAGCGCGGTGCCCGTCTGTGTGGGCTGCCCGCCGGCCATGGTGAGCGAGTTCGAGCGCGAGGTTGCGCGGGCCTCCAGCCAGGTGGCGAGGGCGTCGCCGATGCCGGCCACGAGGAATGCGACCGGTGCATTGGCGACGAGCTGCGTGTCGATCAGCACCAGGTCGGGGTTGTGGGGGAAGAAGCGGTACTCGATGAACTCGCCCTCCTCCGTGTAGATCACGGCAAGGGCTGACGTCGGAGCATCGGTCGAGGCGACCGTCGGCACGCTGACCCACCGG
This window encodes:
- a CDS encoding glycerol dehydrogenase is translated as MSTPIRTVISPGRYVQGKGAMTHLGGYVKQIGTTALLVADDFVWGVVGDQITTDFGDNGISFERVGFGRFATPAAVDSLVEKIQADGVDVIIGLGGGSAIDAAKSAGHLAGIRWVSVPTVASTDAPTSALAVIYTEEGEFIEYRFFPHNPDLVLIDTQLVANAPVAFLVAGIGDALATWLEARATSRSNSLTMAGGQPTQTGTALAKLSWDIIHENAFSALDAVRDNLVTPALENIVEANTLLSGLGFESGGLAAAHAIHNGLTAAPQAHGLAHGQKVNIGSIAQLVLEGAPREEIEDFVEFTTRVGLPNTLTEIGLTVDDEDELKAVAEAACLPSDTIHSMPFEVTPESVVDALKAIERLSRSIRAEKGLPEPVLYQAPH